The following DNA comes from Hordeum vulgare subsp. vulgare chromosome 3H, MorexV3_pseudomolecules_assembly, whole genome shotgun sequence.
gggctccttctccttcttctccttcttatttttttcttcttctctccttatcctccttttcctcctcctcctcctcctcctcctcttcttcttttcttcttctcctcttcctctttcttgttggagctaaattatctaattatgtctttttggagctatatgggctaattatgtcattttagaggaaaacaagctaagaatataatattcatgagctaaccaaggtttttatgccattttgagcttattatgtcattttggagctaaatgggctaattatgtcattgttggggaaaataaggtaaggagaacaagaaagaggagaagaaagaggaggaggagaagaacaagaataaatcaagaagaaggagaagaaggagaaggagaaggagaaggacgagaaggagaaggaggagaaggtcaccttatcctccttctcctccttctcctcctcctccttctccttcatctcctcctcctcctccttctccttcttctcttcttcttcttcttccttcttttcatttttcctatttcttctcctcttctcctcttctcctatttcttctaattatgtcaaaaatgaactagagaaaaaacttaccgtcgtggtcatcaaggaggagaaacaccagggtttcttgtggcggcttcgtttggagacggttgccctagagAAGTGGCGAGCGATGCCGCTTGGGAGTTATTCTgtggaaaagatattttgcaatgtctcagttagcatgatgaaactcaattgttaatactagtttataatggccattgaaatgaaactcaccgtgccaatcggagagaagctaattatgtcattttggaggataattagctaagtatgtctttgttgggaaaataagctacgtagaagaagaaagagaagaagcaagaagagaagaagaaggaaaaggaggagaaggagaaggaggaggaggagaatgagaaggatgaggaggagaagaagaggagaagaagaaggagaagaagaaggagaagaaggaggagagaagaaggataagaagaaggagaaggagggagaagaataaggaggagagaagaaggagaagaaggagggctccttctcctcctcctgcttctcctcctcctccttctcctcttcttctcttcttcttcttcttcttcttccttcttttcttttttcctctttcttctcctcttctcctcttcttcttctcctcctcctcctcctcttctcctcgttttcctcctcttcttattcttcttcctcttatttctatttctatttttttatcctcttcttctacttattcttattttcttcttttttctcttcttctccttcttattttttcttcttctcttcttcccttcttctcttcttctcttcttcttcttctcttcttctccttattattttttttgttctcctcttcttcttcttcttcttcttcttattcttattcttcttatttttttcttcctcttcttcttcttcttcttcttcttcttcttcttcttcttcttctcctcctcctcttcttcttttcctcttctgctcctcctattcttcttcttcttcctcttctttctattaagctaactaactacaacaactactacaacaactacaataacaacaactactacaacaactacaataacaacaactactacaacaactacaataacaacaactactacaacaactacaataacaagaacaactactacaacaacaataaaaaatcaactttgtagttataatctaattccaaaaatctAAATAACAAATAATTATTTTTCGcgaggggtgggggtgtgggggggcTCACCGacaggggcggctgtggcgttgtgggcggcggggccggggtgttggggcggCGGGCCTACACCGGGGGTGTTGGGgttgcggggcggcgccgggggcggtggggcagcGGCGTCAAGGGGCTCTGGGGCACCAGGGAGGCGCCGGGggcgatggggcggcggcggcgggactgtgaggcaccagggcggcgtcgggggcgccggcggcggcggcgcgacggtggtggcaatggtgggcggCGGGGAGAGGAGTGGAAGAGAGTTGAGCCGTTACAcggtgagtgagagagagagaggcgcggGGTGGGGGCGAAGAGCCGTTacggagttagctctttgtcgtctgccggcggacgataaagagtctagactctttgtcgtcttcctccggcctctttgtcatccgctagcagacggcaaagaagggactccggtttgacctaacgtccccgcggtcaggtgggccccacctgtatatttgccgtctactttgcggctctttgccgtccgtggctgatggcaaagaccatctatgccatcagccatttCTTTGACATCCGTTTTGTCGCaggtgacggcaaagacactctttgccgttcgctagcagacggcaaaaaactgaattccagtagtgttgtTGTAGTAAAAGGCTCCATAGTTTTATTTaaagtttcttttggatttttATTTAATctttcttattgattttattgcatcaattttaagttgttgttttttattgattgtgaggatgattgctagtatgattgcttatgtgaatactatgtttgattatatagatttcatcggagagcgacgaatagttctatcaagttatttcctgTGAGCAATAtttatcttcatcaacctcgccacgcaagttcacattgatcatattttacctatggttttattaaaTTAGTTCAACCCTCTCCACCCATTACATGCAAAGTAGATTCTTGGAAATTTGGTTCTTGAGTAGTATGTTGTGATAGGCACCCatgaacccttgttactttggccgggacattatttttctatgcctctagtagacggggtttggttgagtgtttatcgtgagtgttgtgagaacttaaaaatcaagacctgaagacttcaagactttcaagacctcatgatgcaatatacctctgggtgaaggatggtttagatgggcaccctggggaagccagtggatgacccgggatgcatggggaaacgccatgacatcttgcggaaagcttcacccaggcacaaagagatggatggattcttcaagacccgaggcttacctgcacagccacaagtcattatgggatctggcttggttggacactgtggtgactctggacgggcggtgctacgagatgtagaagaacggtaggattggatgggcaccgacagtgtctcagaggaaccctttggaagaccatgttttgatcatccggttctcaaacaccctgaagtgcgaggacttcaacggaggcgatcaaatcttgtgggggacGTGtgtaaaactctgcagagtactcaaaacaTAATCGAttggccgtgtccacagtcatcgacaacttgagccaaaggaactgaaactatcacgaattctcaacaccaataacttaatgatgtgggtgttattgataaattgggtatgagaaatggttggtggaacctttctcattaacaaccaacaatatagtaaaatttgcttttacctctctcttgttgtaggaaaaatttgctttacgcaaaacttaaactacagccccacccgccgtatatgcatatagtatagatgatattttcacccctctcttttgtgactcgccggcatattcaatatgatgacctacacggctgcaatgtcttatgttgcagatactttctacgacgagtaagagtacgattcagggttatggtctgcactcaacctataaagtgggagagacagacacctgccagccatctatatgcaacaagttgcatgtcagtcgatggaaccggtctctcgtacgtggacgagtaaggttgatccatgccgcttcatcccacaataccgctaaatcaagaaaaggctaagggtggaagcaatctgaatatcaatgcccacaaaatcatttgtgttctactcgagatgccatctacgcatagacctagctcatgatgttactgttggggaacattgcatgggaaattaaaaaaatcctatgctcaccaagatcgaTCTAGGacatgcacatctacgagaggagagattgaatctacatacccttgtagatctctaagtggaagcgttcaagaacccggttgatgtagtggtaggtcttcgcgatccaatcacgatccgtcccacgaactctagATCAAGCGCCGAAcaaacggcacctccgcattcaacacatgtacagcttggtgacgccttcacctcctcgatccaacaagcgatggtgaagtagcagcccgagtcGTCCGACAGCTCGACGGCATGGTGAGGTGATGGTCCTGACAGCTCAGCAGGGCTTCACCGCGCGATGTTTAGAGGAGAAGAACTAcgagggcgaggaggaggagtgctACAGCACGTTGGTCTGTCaatgccctctctctccctctatatatataggggggagggaggaggggagggcgccctagggtttcacaaggggccggcggccaaggtGGAGGCAGCGGCCAGGGTAGGCCCTCCCACCTAggcgccttgccacccaagttgggttgGCCGGCTGCCCTAGGGGGTGAGTCCCTCCCTTGGCAGAAGTGGGCTAAGGTGTGGGTGGCGCCCAACCCcttgtgggctggtgtgccacctctccttggcccatgaggccccccAACACTTGTCGTTTCCCCGATATGCCCCGGAACACTTCCagactccgatgaccttcatcctatatatcaatcttcacctccgaaccattctgaaGTTCCTCCTCAcgttcgagatctcatccgggatgtcgaacaaccttcggtcatcaACACAATGACTcgattatgcttatatcgtcaccaacccttaagtgtgtagaccctgcgggttcgagaactatgcagacatgaccaagacactctccggtcaataaccaatagcgggacctggatgcccatattggttcctccaTGTTGTACGAAGATCTATATTTGccgaacctcgatgtcaaggattcaatcaatcccgtatacgattccctttgtccatcggtatgttacttgtccaagattcgatcgtcgatatctccatacctagttcaatctcgttaccgacaagtctctttactcgttctgtaatacaagatctcgtggctaactctttagacacatttcttgcaagcttgttgtgatgttctattaccgagtgggccctcagatacctctccatcacacggagtgacaaatctcagtcttgatccatgccaagtcAACAagcaccctcgaagatacctgtagagtatcttcatAGGcatccagttatgttgcgacgtttgatacacacaagatactccttcggtgtcagtgagttgcatgatctcatggtcataggaatagatacttgtcatgcataaaacaatagcaataaactcacacgatcatacactacattcatagtttaggtcttctccatcacaacattctcctaatgatgtgatcccgttatcaaatgacaactcatgtctatggccaggaaaccttgacaatatttgatcaacgagctagtccattaggggctcactagggacagacggacagtgtgttgtctatgtatccacgcatgtatttgagtttttaataaatacaattctagtatggataataaacgattatcatgaacaaggaaatataataataaccactttattattgcctctagggcatatttctaacaggtcGTGCCTATGAGTTGGCCTTAGCCTTTATGTGTCGTAGCTATCTTGATGTGCTAGTGTTAAATGAACTGCCTACCATGAAGCCCTAACATGTGGAAGCCCGCAGTTCACACCGTCTGCCTTTTTAAGCTTCTTCTTTCTGAGCATTTCCAGTCGTTCGGCCCCCTAGGGGCTTGAAACAGCGTCGACGGAGGGCGCGCTGGCAGAAAAATCAGTCGGTATTTTTCAAAATCAAACTCGGCCTAAATTCGGTCAAAAACAACACAAAATTGAAGGAAATTCAGCGTTTTCATTGACATTTGTACAAATTGAACTAAAAACATAATTTAAAAACTAgtacgtcgtcgccgccgccttcTACATGCCGAAAAGCTTGTAGAAGTTGGTGTagtcgccgccgtcgtcgccgtcgtcgtcctgcACTCCACTACCGTCCTTGCTGCACTCCTACCCTCGGCCGCCATGAAGAACGGGGTTGGACGGCCCTGGTGCCTCCTCATCGCTGTCGTCGAGGAGGACGACGTCGCCCTCCTTGCGGTCGCGGCGTCGAGCGGCGATCTCTGGTGGCGCTCGGTAGTCTCCCTCGTAGAGGAGGCGGGCCTCGGACTCGTGCAGGTGGCGGCGGCCAAAGCCGTTGGCCGCCGCTCCGTCGCCGGGGTAGCTCTCGGCCattggtggagagagagaggaggcgccGATGACGAAAGGGGGCAAAAAGAGGAGAGGGGCATCGGCGGCGAGACTCTGGCGAGAGGTGTGCGGCCGCCGGtgagggagggcggcttatatagccgTGGGCGGGCGGCGAGCGGGCGACAGCCGTGTGAACGCGTGACTGGAGTGGATGGGACGCTCGTCGCCGCGCCTTCACTACGCCGCCCATGAGGAATAAATGGAAGGCTGACCGGCGGCGCAGCCTTCGCATTGATTTCCGCGAGAAACGAGCGATGAGGGCGACTACCGTGGCTAGTCGCTGACTCGACAGGTCCACACGCATTTCGCGGCAAAACCGTTTTCCACGACGCCCCCGGACGCCCCAAGCGTCCGGTTCGGCCTGGGACCGTCGGGGCCAAATTCGGTCCTAACCGGCGAAAATCAGGCTCCTCGAGACGCTAATGGGCCTTTTTTCACCACGGGGGAAAGGCTGTTGGAGGCGCGGTTTTTAGCTGCAGTTTGGAAAAGAGCCATGTGGTTTTCAGTTAAACGAAACCAAAGAGGGAGATCtctttttcaacaacaacaaaagtgttCAAATGATTATGATAGTATCCGGTAAGAAACATTCCATCATATTTGTGTGTATAAACCTCTGTttcagagggagggagggagggagagagcgagCTTAATTTGTTGAAGGACGTTGAATGCCTCCAGTATCATTATGAGTAATACATGCGTGTGAACTGTAAATGACGGGCACCTGATCAAACTCCGCACAGTGTGCCACCATTATAGGTGCTGGCAAAGGTGCTTTTTCGTATATGAAGAAGAAGCCGTCCGTTCATAAGAAGAAAACTCAAGGCCGGGCATCCTCGCTGCCGAACTCGAAATCCACCGGTAACCACTAATTAGCTCGGTTGCGGCCGTCGGGCGACGTGATGAGAGTTTGTTCCTCGTCCGTTGAACGCTTCTACTCGTACTGGCTCTGTCCGTCGCACCCGATCAGATCAATGATGCATGCATGCGCCCGCTACTTCCACTTGATCCGAAAGAGCGGTCCTTGATGCCAAAAAAGCCTACTGCTATTTACTTCGAAAAGAACATGGGGAACATGAGTATTATGATGGCAAGTACGGGGTTTCCGGGACTCCGAAGTGATGTGGCCCGACGAGACTTTGGAGCCACATGATGCAGAGACGCGAGGAAATAATAGCGCCGTGTTTTGAGCCTGGAGATATACAACTTCTCAAGTTCACTATATTGCCATGACACTTCTTTTCTTTAGGGGACCTTTTTGAAGTAGTGTTTGGTTGCCCGTGTCAATTTTAATAATTAAGAGTATGTCATCTCCATGGCTTCTAAGCATGTCAAATTGCCCATAACGTAACACTCTCACCAACTCTTCATGCATTTAGCTcaggaatcatgatgaagatcgacTCACATCTTACCTGGGCCTAATTGTACCCAGCGGGCCTAATCGAGCGTTCCCTCGAGGGCCTAGTTCATGGGGTGGGAGACACCGCAGTGGTTAGCAATACACAAATTTGAGAAATGAAAGCAGATGTACTCAATATATAATGGAATGTCTAAACGCCGCCACTATAAGAAAAATCCCGCGCCAAGCAGGCAAATGTCACAGTttggctcaactggtccgaaccaTCCATAAAAGACAACGAAGCGCCAAAAAGCGTCTACTGCACCACATCATCTCACACAACATAACAGTTTCAGGTTTGCACTTCAGCCTGTGTTCTGCATACCGGCGGCGATGCCCTTCATGGTCAGGATGAGAGTGTCCTCGAGCCCCGGGGCGTACTCGCTCGTCGGGTTGAGCTTCACAAGCTCGGCAGCCGACTTCCCGGGCTCCATGATCTCCTTGGAAAGATGAGGCCCGGGCTGTGAATGGAAGCTAGGATCCCTGATACGCTTCAGTGTGTAGGCTTGACAGACATTCAGCGTTGTGATGTAAGAATCACGGAGCCGCAGGCTCTGCCTCAGGTACGGATCGCCTTCCAGGAGGTCTTTGTGCCCAGCTACCTgaacatttttagagttacatGTCAGTGAGGGAGAAGATACAGTGAAATCTTTTATGAAACCATTTCCAGTTTATATAAAATCACCTAATCATTTAGTTACAAACATGTGTGATGTCCAAATTTGGCAAATAAAATATCCATGGTTACAGGCATATTAAAATCAAAATTGGTATTGCGATGAATGTGCAAAGGTGTTAGACAATCACCTGTAGAAGAAGCTGCTTTGTTTCTTCATAGTTTGCTCGAAGACGCTCCCCAAAAGGCCATAAATCATCAGAAACCAGCAGCTTGTCATAGAGAGCCGCTATACCAGGGTCACCCTTGGCAAACACCATCTCAACCAAGTCTATTGTAACCCTGAAAAACGGCCACCCGTTGTACATCTCCTGAAGGGTTTGAAGATTACGTATATCCTTCTGCAGGACATGCTTGAATGCTGCGCCAAAACCAAGCCACACTGGCAGGTGGAACCTGGTCTGCGTCCAAGCAAATATCCAAGGAATCGCACGCAGCGATTCGATACCTCCACTTGGCTTCCGTTTTGATGGCCTACTTCCAATATTCATCCTGCCATATTCCAGCTCTGGTGTTGCCTATTTGCCAAAGGAATTTCCAAATCAGGATCACTTGTGCATACCACTAGAACAATAATTAGCATAAGAATTGTGAAGGACTAGGACACAAGTTTCCTAGTTTTTTTAGCAAATGAAGACAATACAAAGCAGTAGAAATAAGTTCGATGAAATAGTTGTATGGCTTAACTTCCTTATGTAGCTTACCGAGTTCCCACTTTGAAATAACACAAGTGAAACCGTGTGTGCGCTAAAGAGAAGTACAATTGAAACTTTGTGCGCTAAATATAATATATAGTACTTTATCTAAACATATGTATTGTATTTAGCCAAAGAAAGGTGAATAGATCAAAAGAAACAGGAATTAGAATGAAGACTTACAAGGCGGAAATATTCAACAAATCGTGGTTCTTGGAAGACAATGGATCGGTATTCTTCTGTGGCAACAACGGCCATTTCATCCATCAAATCACGCCACTCTGGTTTTGGTGAGATTGGTGGATGCATACCATGTTCAAGAGTAGCAGCTGTAAAACGTTGAAGCGTTCTGAAGCACAAATGCTCCTCCCCAAAGGACTGCTCGATGACTTCACCTTGAACAGTTACCCGAAGTGATCCATGGATTGTCTCTGGAGGTTGTGACAATATAGCAAGATGAGTAGGACCCCCGCCTCTTCCAACAGTTCCTCCTCGTCCATGGAACATAGTCAACTTAACCCCAAACGCCTTCGCAACCTTAATAAGCTCCTCTTGAGCTTTGTACAGTTGCCAGCCAGCAGAGAAACGGCCAGCATCCTTCCCAGAATCTGAATAACCAATCATTACTTCTTGTTTACCATTGATTCTGTTTCTGTACCACTCAACGGAGAAAAGTCGTGCGAGAGCTGCTGGTGCAGCTTCCAGGTCTGCTAGTTTTTCAAACAACGGCACAACTCTCAGTGGCGTCTTCACATGACATTCGCGCTGCAGAAGCTCAACTGCTAGAACATCCGAAGGAGCTGTTGCCATGGATATAACGTACGCACCAAAGCTATCAGAGGGAAGTTCAGCTAACACATGGAACGTATCTAAAACCTCAGCAACTTCGTTTGTCTTGGGAAGATCAGGACCAAATAACGGCCTCTTTCCATTGAGCTCAGACAGTAGCCATTCTTGCCGTTTCTCCTCTGACCATTCACGGTATGATCCTACCCCAAGGTATTTAGTTATGGCATCCATAACATCAGTGTGTCTTTCAGATTCTTGCCTGATATCTAGTCTAACAAGAGATAGTCCAAATGTCGACACTTGCCGCAAGAAGTCAAGAAGATTGCCATCTGCAATAGCATGATCACCACAGGCACAGAGGGACCTGTAACAGAGCTCAAGGGGCTCCAAAAACtgcagaagaagaaaaagggtGAGATATAAGATGCATGAAACAGCTGTGGTACTACATATCTTGGAGAAGTTTGATCTCCAAGAAATCTATAGTCGTATGTATCTTCATACAGTTTTGAAAGTACAAGCCAGTAAGAAAATGTATAAATTTTAGCCTGACATAGTAAAATCACTCTACACTTCACTTGTAGATACCTGCTCAACATCAGTGAAGATTGCGTCATCGGGAATTTCAGAAAACCCACTGGCTAATAAATGGCGTGATCGCTCACGCGTATTGTACAGTTTATCTCTGACATCACTCAGTATTACACGATAGGGTTCACTTGGAGGAACTTGCTTCCAGAACTCTGCACTCAAGACAACATGTTAGCATGCACCTGGAGCTACCTAATTCATCGAAGTCATAGAGAAGGCGAGGAAAACAAGTAAACAACACAATAGGACTGATATAGAAATGGTTGGGACCAATATTCATATAGTAGGCTCGAAATAAGTTCCACCTTAACCGATGAAGGGGGGCAATAAAACATTACCACATCaagaaaaataatgaaaaaagaACTCTTCACATTTATGTGGTTTTCTATTCCTATCCAGGTTCTGAGAAAAAAGTGGCAAAACAAGTCCTAATTATATGAGAATTCACATGTAACGGCGAATCAGATCGAGCCAATTCACATTGATAACTAACGCTAACATACATGGAAATATGCTAAAATCTGCCATGCACAGGCTAATAAATAATTTGATAAAACATTTGGTAATGCATGATATTCAACATATTTGGTAATATAATATAATAACAGGCAAGGGCGCATGTATTTTTATCACCACAGTACATGTACCTATATAGTGTTTTGTTGTGTCTTTCTTTGACGCACGGTGTAATTGACCAGCTTTTACGCGTAGTTCGTCACTGCAGCGCCACATAGATAACTGCAGATAATAAGAAAAAAATCTTCAGGCTTTAATACACCATTACAGCACTCTTCTGAATAGTAGATTTTTAAATCTTACCTCAAACATCAGATCCTCTATCTGTGCATAGTACAAGTTAGCAGCCATCATTCTAGCTAACAAACATACATCCCTTGTAACCTCTGGTGTGACTCTTGGATTCCCTGCCATCGACATCATATTAGAatgatatttttttttaaatcttgCAAACAGGATATGCGAGATGTCTTATACCATCACGATCACCACCCATCCAAGAAGAGAACTGAATAAGAGGGGCATTGTAAGGCACTCGCTCTTTTATGCCAATGTTCTTAAGAGCAGTATCTACCCTCCGTAAGAACTTGGGTACACCCTTCCATATTGTCTCATGAAAGTAACTCATTCCAGCACGCATTTCATCTTGTGGAGTAGGAGGTGCCCGTCGGATTTCATCAGTTCTAAAGGCAGCTTGAATCTGCAGATAAGAATTTATACATGAAATCAGAACCAAGTTCATATATAATCTTTAATGAAGATGAAAGTCTAACTGATCAGTGAATAGAGTAGCAACGTGTCTACCCAAGTTCCTAGAAAGACAAAATTACCTCTCTCTGAAGCGCCTCATCAAGTTCCTGCTTCTCATCTGGAGTTATGTCTTTTGCATAGAGTCGTGTTAAACAATTCCTTATTCTGCAAATAGGAAGTAAACAAAATCATACAATGCCATAAATACATGCATATTAGTAACATATATGTCTCTGGCACTGTGCACAATATAATATATAATACTGAACATGGTGCAAGGTTGCAGTGACCCAACAAGCAACACTTAAAGTTTTATTTCACAGATCCCATCTTATTATCTATAGGAATTGTAGAAATTCGAAAACTGACCTGCCATGTTTTTGGAGCAACGACCTCCTGACCGACTGAGTTGGATGTGCTGTCAATACCAGGTCAACCGTTTGATTCTTGAGGGCATCAAATACTTCCAGCGGTGACTTCTTGAGCTGAGTAACAAGCCTATTTAGGGTCTCCTCTATGTCTGATTCAGTTGTTGCAGAATTTTCATCAGCAAAATCACCGCTTTTTAGTTTCTGTCTCCTTCGGTACGCAATCTGGACCTCCTCGGCCAAGTTTGCCAGGATAAGCATGTGCGATAATGACTTGGCTGTCACAATGGAGTCTTCAGGATCCAACCGGGCTAATAGATTCCCAATCTCATCTAGCTGCTTAGGGTCAAGAGTGCGTTCATACTCAGCAGCTAACTCATAGCATTCCTGGACCTACATATACCAATATAAGTATAAGCCCATTT
Coding sequences within:
- the LOC123444450 gene encoding phosphoenolpyruvate carboxylase, housekeeping isozyme, translating into MARNAADKATSIDAQLRLLAPKKLSEDDKLVEYDALLIERFLGILQGLQGDKIRETVQECYELAAEYERTLDPKQLDEIGNLLARLDPEDSIVTAKSLSHMLILANLAEEVQIAYRRRQKLKSGDFADENSATTESDIEETLNRLVTQLKKSPLEVFDALKNQTVDLVLTAHPTQSVRRSLLQKHGRIRNCLTRLYAKDITPDEKQELDEALQREIQAAFRTDEIRRAPPTPQDEMRAGMSYFHETIWKGVPKFLRRVDTALKNIGIKERVPYNAPLIQFSSWMGGDRDGNPRVTPEVTRDVCLLARMMAANLYYAQIEDLMFELSMWRCSDELRVKAGQLHRASKKDTTKHYIEFWKQVPPSEPYRVILSDVRDKLYNTRERSRHLLASGFSEIPDDAIFTDVEQFLEPLELCYRSLCACGDHAIADGNLLDFLRQVSTFGLSLVRLDIRQESERHTDVMDAITKYLGVGSYREWSEEKRQEWLLSELNGKRPLFGPDLPKTNEVAEVLDTFHVLAELPSDSFGAYVISMATAPSDVLAVELLQRECHVKTPLRVVPLFEKLADLEAAPAALARLFSVEWYRNRINGKQEVMIGYSDSGKDAGRFSAGWQLYKAQEELIKVAKAFGVKLTMFHGRGGTVGRGGGPTHLAILSQPPETIHGSLRVTVQGEVIEQSFGEEHLCFRTLQRFTAATLEHGMHPPISPKPEWRDLMDEMAVVATEEYRSIVFQEPRFVEYFRLATPELEYGRMNIGSRPSKRKPSGGIESLRAIPWIFAWTQTRFHLPVWLGFGAAFKHVLQKDIRNLQTLQEMYNGWPFFRVTIDLVEMVFAKGDPGIAALYDKLLVSDDLWPFGERLRANYEETKQLLLQVAGHKDLLEGDPYLRQSLRLRDSYITTLNVCQAYTLKRIRDPSFHSQPGPHLSKEIMEPGKSAAELVKLNPTSEYAPGLEDTLILTMKGIAAGMQNTG